GAGCGTTTCCAGCGGATTGAACTTGAAGACGAACGTTTCCCTGAATGGACGAAGATTAGCGCGAGCCAGTTTGAGCAGCAGATAGGCATGAGCCTGAAAGAGATCGCGTGATCAACGTGGCATCTATGCCTACATTGTAAATCCCCCCTGAAAGAGCGTGTGTTGTTGTCAGTAGATAACACGCTCTTTTCTTTTTCTTCCAAACAAGCATCTTGATGTGGTTTAAGTCTTGCTTGGTAATACTTCCCAAGGTTCTTGTTGATACGCGTTATGCAGTAATGCGATAAAGTGTTTGGAACTAGTAAAGACAACCTCATCTATCTTAGATACCGCGATGCCTGCTGACCAAGAGTTCAATACTGCTGCGGCTCGGAAGTGGCGAATATCACTGATGTGAATAGCTTGCGTTTTTTGCGAAATGCCTCGACGTGTCAGCTGGCGTTGCACTGTCGCCATCATAGTACCTCTGAGCATGGGGCCTTCTGGCCAGACAATGTGCTCACCATCCCAAAAGACCAGATTCCATATTGAGGCTTCTAATAAATAGCCTTGTCGGTCGATAAAAGCGGCATCATCAAACCCTTGTTGGGCGGCGCTATGCATGAAATGGGTTTTGGCAATTTCTCCTACATGTTTTATGTCAGGCAGCAAGCGCTCATACTCTACTGTTTTAAGCTGTAGTGGACCTGTGGGGCCACTCGAAGCCGGAAGTGTCCGAACCAAGGTTTGAAGGGTAGGTCGATGATGGTTGAACTCGCCTTGGTCACTATACACATAGTAAAGGAGACCGATATCTTGAGATGAGCCGATGGCTAATTTCATTTCTCGAACAATGCGATCTTCCGATAAGGGTTGTCCGAACAATTGATGCGACGCAGTGATGAGTCGCTCTAGATGTAAATCCAGTGCCCTTACCTGACCATTTCTCACTTGAACAAACGTAAAGTGCGCGAAACCCGCAAAGGTAAGAGAAAGAAGGTCGTTGAAATGCGCAGGCTCACCGTTGATGAATGCTGGGTGTGGCCTTGATAGAAATTGCTCAGCCATAATATCTCCTTTGATTGAATTAGATGTGATTTGGATTGTGAGCAATTGCAGTTCAGAAGAGAAACGAGTATTACTGATAGCATCATTAAGAAATACTTGAAGATTGTAATGTCATATCGCGCCGAAAACCGAGTAGATCAACCTACTTCCTCCCAGTTACCGGGTATGCAACCGCTGCGGGTACTAAATGCTGTTGCTCAACATTTAAACTTTTCAAAAGCAGCAGATGTGTTAGGGCTTACTCCAGCGGCTGTGAGCTATCAGGTGAAGGAGATTGAGTCGCGGTTGGGCTTTTCGATTTTTGAGCGTACAAGCCGTCGAGTTAGTCTTACGGAGGCGGGTAGGGTGTATCTGGTTGGGGTAGATGCTGCCTTATCCGTAATGTATAAAAGCCATCTTGATGCATTACATATTGTGACTCAGGAGGAGGAAAAAGCGAAGACAACACTCACTATCTCGGTGATGCCGCGATTTGCAACGAACTGGCTATTTCCACGTTTACCCGAGTTCAAAGCGCTTTATCCTGATGCTGACCTTGTGTTTGATGTGACAGATAAAGTGCGGTGTCTGGCTGGAGATAAGCTTGATATCGCAATCCGCTTTGGGTGTGATGTGGCTGAGCCTTTACAGCAGCATCGACTGTTCTCTACCGAAGTCATCCCCGTTTGTCGTCCGGCACTCGCCCGCACTATTGATCTTCACGATCTCGGCCGCTTAACAAATGTGATGCTCTGTTATGTTGATTGCCAAACAGAGGGACGAACTTGGCCTGACTGGCTGCAGTGGTTTGCAAATGAAGGCGTAGAAGAACCCAAGGGGATGAACATGGTAGGACTCACTGACCTCAGTCATGTGGTACAAACTGTGTTAGAGGCTGAGGCGGTCGGTTTAGTTGAACCTAAAATGGTTGAGAAGGAGCTCGCAAAAGGTCAACTCGTGCGGCTTTCTGACAAATCTCTGACCTTGCCGACAGACCTATCTTATAAGCTGGTTTTTAATCGGCCGTCGTTATCAAAGCTGGGTGAGCGATTTGTTGAGTGGATAGTTCAGGCTTAAAGGCTACCGAATACAGTTCGATGAAAGGATACTTTGATGTTTATTGCGCACCTTCCCGCCGGCTACCTCTTTGCGAAATTACTTCAAACGTCTTGCGTGCCTGTCGGTGGTAACCAACGCCACTTCATACAAGCGGCCATGGTAGGTAGCGTTATTCCTGACATCGACTTACTTTGGTTTTACTTTGTCGCAGATAGAGCCACCCATCATCATGGTTACTGGACGCATTTACCTATTTTGTGGTTACTTTTCGCTGCGACTGCTTTTTGTCTTTATCGTCGTCAGTTTTGGCGAGAAAAAAGTGCTCTGATGGTTGCTTTTGCCCTAGGAGGCGTATTACACCTTGTGCTGGACTCCGTTGTAGGGCAAGTACAATGGTTATTCCCTTTCTCTGACGTGGCGACGACCTTGGTCAC
This DNA window, taken from Thaumasiovibrio subtropicus, encodes the following:
- a CDS encoding aminotransferase class IV; translation: MAEQFLSRPHPAFINGEPAHFNDLLSLTFAGFAHFTFVQVRNGQVRALDLHLERLITASHQLFGQPLSEDRIVREMKLAIGSSQDIGLLYYVYSDQGEFNHHRPTLQTLVRTLPASSGPTGPLQLKTVEYERLLPDIKHVGEIAKTHFMHSAAQQGFDDAAFIDRQGYLLEASIWNLVFWDGEHIVWPEGPMLRGTMMATVQRQLTRRGISQKTQAIHISDIRHFRAAAVLNSWSAGIAVSKIDEVVFTSSKHFIALLHNAYQQEPWEVLPSKT
- a CDS encoding LysR substrate-binding domain-containing protein encodes the protein MSYRAENRVDQPTSSQLPGMQPLRVLNAVAQHLNFSKAADVLGLTPAAVSYQVKEIESRLGFSIFERTSRRVSLTEAGRVYLVGVDAALSVMYKSHLDALHIVTQEEEKAKTTLTISVMPRFATNWLFPRLPEFKALYPDADLVFDVTDKVRCLAGDKLDIAIRFGCDVAEPLQQHRLFSTEVIPVCRPALARTIDLHDLGRLTNVMLCYVDCQTEGRTWPDWLQWFANEGVEEPKGMNMVGLTDLSHVVQTVLEAEAVGLVEPKMVEKELAKGQLVRLSDKSLTLPTDLSYKLVFNRPSLSKLGERFVEWIVQA
- a CDS encoding metal-dependent hydrolase, coding for MFIAHLPAGYLFAKLLQTSCVPVGGNQRHFIQAAMVGSVIPDIDLLWFYFVADRATHHHGYWTHLPILWLLFAATAFCLYRRQFWREKSALMVAFALGGVLHLVLDSVVGQVQWLFPFSDVATTLVTVPALYQPWWFNFLFHWTALVEIAIVVAAFYVWRKTRQPQLTRH